DNA sequence from the Liolophura sinensis isolate JHLJ2023 chromosome 1, CUHK_Ljap_v2, whole genome shotgun sequence genome:
GCAGTACtaaaacaggtgtcacttcttttcaaACCActgatgagtacttttaaacacctggcaaagtgacctgtcaccgtTTGAGaagttcaacacaaaacatatgaattcaccattatcggcgccagccactcattctttatcaagcaacacggtaagtttgcattgttttcagttttaattgtcGTCTGTAGCTGGTCAGAAACTGCAAACATTGCCATTgttgtcaaacggccattgtgttgttgtacacacacttcacagtttgttagaagctcactcattggaccacaggagagacacagccaatgagACAGCGTGTATCAGAgtgacattcattagaagccagcagGTGTTcatatctacttttctttcgcTTTACTGGCATACTGAACACTAATCAAAGTAAAGacgaatgaactcccactttgttttacacccaccaagccttagcaccagagtttgtatatatatatatacataaaccaTAACttcccttccctgctgttaaaaaatttagctggcaCGTCATGCTTTCTTAGCGCAACACCCGTCTGCCTGACAAAGATTTcccttcattattactactccCCGTAATATATGCTtcaatattgaatatttttcgCGGTAAATTATTGACCGCAAAATCCGTGACAATTAGTGCCACGTGAAAATTAAACACTTCACAGTAGTCATCAGCTTGCAACAGGATTGCTGGGCCCATTATCACAAGGTTTGtaatctttcttttttgtaacTTTCCTCAAAAAGTAATGGcacattacagaaaaaaaatgacttcgAGAAGTATTGTGAAAGTGATCTGGGTCCACCTGCACGACACCCACTTAACTTTAAGGCTaagtaactaccatggcaaccagcactgtTCGTATtatgtcgccatggtagttaccaTACGTGCTCTTTAAGGTTATGAGGActttgtgcaagtgggcccTTCTCTAAACACATTGGTTTACCTTTGGTAAAGTTACCTAGTATCCATTATCCTTATTATTTAAACAAGTTACACAGACTCACCGTCAGACTCATTTTGGTTATCCTCTACCACCACATGTGTTTTCTTCAGTGGGACGCTGACATCCTGAAACACTTCCTGCCTTTCGCGAGCACACTCACACTCCATACACCTCGTCCTCAGCATCATCATCCCCTGAAACAAGTGCTCCACAAAGTCCTTGTGTTTGTCCTCAGGGACACCCAGCTTCCTGATGGCCTCGTGCGCACTGACTGACTTCAGCGGTGAGTTGCACACAGTGTCACACTTCTCCAGTTTCACTTTTACTTGCTTGATATCCCTAAGGGCTGCCGATTTAAGATTTTTCTCACTGACGTGTTCCAGCACACCAGGGAAGCGCTTCCCTTGAGAGCGTCCCCCACCCCCTGCTGCCTCCTGATTCAGGATCAGATTATGAGACAGGACAGAGCTCACCTCCATGACTGGGACTACAGGATCTGGTATAACTGAAGGGTCTGGTATAACAGACGGACCATCCCCTGTGTGGTCAGGAATGGACATCTCTGTTAGATTGGCCGTCTCCAGGGTTGGTTTGTAGTGTAAGCTGTCAGGGGCCTCCACACCATTGTGGATTTTGGCCACCACTGCACCTCTCATCCCCAGTCTCCTACAGCCCGCTTCTCGTTTCCCGAACATTGACAGGACATTGGGCTGAGATTTGCCTCCTCCAGCCAGCCCATTTACATTACCACCAGTGTCAGTGGAACATTTTTTTGCAGAGCTGCATTTTATGTCCTGTGACAAGGGTAAATCTTTATCTGCTGCCTCAACCTTTTTGCGCTTACGGCCTCTTGTCCCTCCAGATTTTGGGGTAACATCAATGTTACCACTGCCTGATGCGGGACTTATGCTGGAGCGCCTGGTTCTCCGTCTTCCACTTCCACTGTCTAACACAGAAGTGGTGCTGACTGGAGTAACAGGAGAGTTCTTTTTAGGCAAAGTCACTCTGCATGTGGGACTTGAGCCAGATTTCACCTGGGACATGCTATCTGTTTCATCATATGAACTGTGTGCTTGTATACTTTCTGTAGTAGCTTTGCAGTTAGTAATAGTCTCGCAGTTCTTGCCACTGTACTCAACACTTGTCACAGTCTCTGTAACTCTGACGACTTTACTCTTAGGTTTAACCATAGGTGATTTTGTGTCCAACAAACAAGAGCTTTCTTGTTGAGCCTTTTCCACAAAAAGAGCTGTCTTAACATCAGTTCTGCTGACAGCAGCCTTTGAAGCTATCTTCTGAGAGCCCATACCAAAATACTTTGTAATGTTGTTCAAGGAGCTCTCTTTTGTCTTCTTCTTCATTTCTAATTCCTTGTATTTCGTTCTGACTTTACCATTTTCTTTCAAGGCATCTTGAATGTAACAAAGCAGGCAACGTAACAGTTCTTGAGCATCATGCTGAAGGTAACCTTCAAACATTGGATTTATCCGCCTGCaaaatttgaaaagtttgttGAAAGTCCCTCTAAAATACCCAAGTTCACAGACAGCTTATAAGAATTCTATGTAAACAGGAATAAGAAAAATACAGGAATCATCGCTTATGATCTAGTCACCTGTGCGAACCAACACTCTAATGATGAGATGGTCAAGAGCCAACAGTTAAAATCCAAATGTGTTATTGTTTTATCTACATCAAAGTTATCAGCACGTAcacattattttaaatatttagatAACATAAGAAGATGATAATCTTGCATTGACTTAGGAGAACAAACATTGCAGCTTAAATCAAGTTTTACCTTAGTATTTCTAGAAGCCGGTCAGGTCTGACAGTCATTGAAGCAACGGCAGAACTGCCAAGTTGTCGAAACCTTCTTTCACGACTATCCATCCTTGTAAACAGCTATAACAAAATGAAGAGGAATGCTTAGTTATCAACTTAACCCATAGGTGATAGTCATACCTCAAAACGTTGTCTATATATGAAGGTTTAATTTGAACACAAAATGAGGTGTCAATTTCTCATCTTTAGCTATTAAACTTGTCTTTCCCTTTTTTTATCAGCAGCTTTATGTGGATCTTGTCCCAAAGCATGACAATGTTTTTAGGAAAATGGTGGATGATTTACAACAAACCTGTTGGAGAATTTTGGCCACTTGTGAAGACAAATTCTCTGATGCTTTCTCATAATCATCTCCAAGCTGAAAGAAAAAGAGGGCAAATAATTTCAGAAAATAAGGTAAGCAATATATAATGACTATACGTTACCTGTCATAGCAACGGTAACCTCAGCAAACACTGCCCATGCTAGTAAACTAAGCGAGGTTAAGTGAGTTCTTTTACCGGACTAATCACTAActagacaatacatgtacatcttgacCTCTATCTCGACTATTGTCCTAGGACATAACGAAGCTGTTCACAATGACTCCAGTTAGGGATTGTAACAATACATGTTAGTGATAAAAGGGGATGCCAGCTGGAGGTGGAGTTTGGAACATGTGTGCTCCTCATGCTCCTCTACATGTTCCTCTCCAAAACATCAATGGACCTTGAGGAAAATCCATAAACAGCTAAAAGAGATGATCGGAAATCGATTCAAAGGGCCATAATAATTACTACAATGCAAATGTACACTGAGTACATAAAATTCATAACAGTTTAGATAAATCAGTTGGAAACTGCAGGACATGGGTTCTCAAGAAGTAATTAAAGATATGATGTTAGGATGGGCTAAATGGGCTAATAATATATACccaaaatgaccaaaaatttcacccacagaattacatttttagaggcacaCATATGtcacaaagtattatttttggtgctgaaacttacaatatTCCTGTAGAAAATCAtaccatgttccaagcaaacttcacaacacctttctaaaatcaacagatctCTCTGAATCTGGAAAAATAGACATGGCATCGATATGGCACTCATGGCTTGTGTCACTTCAAAGGGATAATAATTACAGCTGCTTGTATCATGGTTCTAATATCCCAAGGTAGGCATTCTGACATACTGTACCTCTTTTTTTGATTCTTCAGTAATTTCACGCTGAAGTTTTTCAACCTCAATAACATCTTTATTGAGATCCTCCAGGCCATCCAGAAAACCAGGTGTGTATCTTAAAATTTGTAATACACTATTCAAGAAGCAGGTGTttcctgaaaagaaaaacataatatacacttaaaatgtatttatttatctgactggtgtttaatg
Encoded proteins:
- the LOC135473510 gene encoding ubiquitin carboxyl-terminal hydrolase 1-like, producing the protein MTQRRKIASVEKGRLTEAEIPSTPEEQNAGPGIIGFMNLGNTCFLNSVLQILRYTPGFLDGLEDLNKDVIEVEKLQREITEESKKELGDDYEKASENLSSQVAKILQQLFTRMDSRERRFRQLGSSAVASMTVRPDRLLEILRRINPMFEGYLQHDAQELLRCLLCYIQDALKENGKVRTKYKELEMKKKTKESSLNNITKYFGMGSQKIASKAAVSRTDVKTALFVEKAQQESSCLLDTKSPMVKPKSKVVRVTETVTSVEYSGKNCETITNCKATTESIQAHSSYDETDSMSQVKSGSSPTCRVTLPKKNSPVTPVSTTSVLDSGSGRRRTRRSSISPASGSGNIDVTPKSGGTRGRKRKKVEAADKDLPLSQDIKCSSAKKCSTDTGGNVNGLAGGGKSQPNVLSMFGKREAGCRRLGMRGAVVAKIHNGVEAPDSLHYKPTLETANLTEMSIPDHTGDGPSVIPDPSVIPDPVVPVMEVSSVLSHNLILNQEAAGGGGRSQGKRFPGVLEHVSEKNLKSAALRDIKQVKVKLEKCDTVCNSPLKSVSAHEAIRKLGVPEDKHKDFVEHLFQGMMMLRTRCMECECARERQEVFQDVSVPLKKTHVVVEDNQNESDEEPEEPSLSCLMSAFTDVEKLCDDNKYFCENCFSYVEAERSLHYETLPEILTLHLKRFAASSGYFGNLTKINDHVATPEYLPCLRYKCPRPCHRRDHRYKLFGLIAHSGMSITSGHYMSYVRLLPESKAVQNLIAKPDRNKPQASKLERFMEKTFVKVKSESVEKIGESSAGQCATGCARGAAALPEESFKTGGQGIKLSEEDSLTSSHLGSKFADHNSVKPAGENPRLSDAGCVTKAEGYVRTETVEEVDCVGNTSLGDTSCDDATEDIFNKWLECDDDFVQILDEEDFERRLAPNSGYNATPYVLFYIKDKDMF